The following are from one region of the Stigmatella ashevillena genome:
- a CDS encoding serine/threonine-protein kinase gives MKGRCLLSTATMPDTLHHVPTAALDATLPSSRTGGPSEPLPAPNVLATSRRATVLPRVEWIGERPSMVPIDRERFEELQPLGHGGMGEVVLLQDHDIERKVALKRLAEASGVDHVLRFVEEIRTVGQLDHPNIVPVHDVGVDAQGRYYFVMKHLQGETLESIITRLRAGDPAAHARFPIPVRAQIFLGVLNALAYAHRKGFIHRDLKPANIMVGAYGEVTVVDWGLARRIHSQDTVAHVAEPEAPRDVRKSFFMKTQAGTLVGTPLYMSPEQAQGKHEAVDVRSDTYSLTVLFDEFLYLKHYLDGRESLAEVLQGVESVTPPVQTSRGIPQSPVPAEYVWFLHKGFAKDPAQRYQSADAMMDALRGLMEGRIEVRCERTLLKRGLHETLRRVDRYPKQIFAGGAAAAAIVAASLGHLLWAFFAG, from the coding sequence GTGAAGGGCCGGTGCCTGTTATCAACGGCCACCATGCCGGACACGCTCCATCACGTCCCCACCGCCGCCCTGGATGCCACCCTGCCCTCGTCCCGGACGGGGGGGCCTTCAGAGCCCTTGCCCGCCCCCAACGTCCTGGCCACCAGCCGCCGCGCCACCGTGCTTCCTCGGGTCGAGTGGATTGGCGAGCGCCCCAGCATGGTGCCCATCGACCGGGAACGTTTCGAGGAGCTGCAACCCCTCGGGCACGGAGGCATGGGCGAAGTGGTGCTGCTCCAGGACCACGACATCGAGCGCAAGGTGGCCCTCAAGCGCCTGGCGGAAGCGTCCGGCGTCGACCACGTGCTGCGCTTCGTGGAGGAAATCCGCACCGTCGGGCAGCTCGACCACCCGAACATCGTCCCGGTGCATGACGTCGGTGTCGACGCCCAGGGCCGGTACTACTTCGTGATGAAGCACCTCCAGGGCGAGACGCTCGAGTCCATCATCACCCGGCTGCGCGCGGGAGACCCCGCCGCGCACGCGCGCTTCCCCATCCCCGTCCGGGCGCAGATCTTCCTCGGGGTGCTCAACGCGCTGGCGTACGCGCACCGCAAGGGCTTCATCCACCGAGACCTCAAGCCCGCCAACATCATGGTCGGCGCCTATGGCGAGGTGACCGTGGTGGACTGGGGCCTGGCCCGGCGCATCCACAGCCAGGACACCGTGGCGCATGTCGCGGAGCCGGAAGCCCCCCGGGACGTGCGCAAATCCTTCTTCATGAAGACCCAGGCGGGCACGTTGGTGGGAACCCCGCTCTACATGTCCCCCGAGCAGGCCCAGGGCAAGCACGAGGCCGTGGACGTCCGCAGCGACACCTACAGCCTGACGGTGCTCTTCGACGAGTTCCTCTACCTGAAGCACTACCTTGACGGCCGCGAGTCGCTGGCCGAGGTGCTCCAGGGCGTGGAGAGCGTCACCCCCCCCGTGCAGACCTCCCGCGGCATCCCGCAGTCCCCCGTGCCCGCGGAGTATGTGTGGTTCCTCCACAAGGGCTTCGCGAAGGACCCGGCGCAGCGGTACCAGTCGGCCGACGCGATGATGGATGCGTTGCGCGGCCTCATGGAGGGCCGCATCGAGGTGCGCTGCGAGCGCACGCTGCTCAAGCGAGGCCTCCACGAGACCCTGCGGCGGGTAGACCGCTACCCGAAGCAGATCTTCGCCGGAGGCGCGGCGGCAGCGGCCATCGTGGCCGCCTCGCTGGGCCATCTGCTGTGGGCCTTCTTCGCCGGTTGA
- a CDS encoding (2Fe-2S)-binding protein, with the protein MPVYSFTLNGKTVSVEAPADMPLLWVLRDMLRVTGPKYGCGVGVCGACTSHLDGNAFRPCIQPVSGVAGHQVTTIEGLGEGLGGETLHPVQQAWIDEDVAQCGFCQPGQIMTAVAFLQQNPHPTVEAIDAAMSENVCRCGTYCRIRKAIQRAAR; encoded by the coding sequence ATGCCGGTCTATTCCTTCACCCTCAATGGCAAGACCGTGTCGGTCGAGGCCCCCGCGGACATGCCCTTGCTGTGGGTGCTGCGAGACATGCTGCGGGTGACAGGGCCCAAGTATGGCTGCGGGGTGGGTGTGTGTGGCGCGTGCACCAGCCACCTCGACGGCAACGCCTTCCGTCCCTGCATCCAGCCCGTCAGCGGGGTGGCGGGCCATCAGGTCACCACCATTGAAGGACTGGGTGAAGGGCTGGGAGGCGAAACGCTCCACCCCGTTCAACAGGCCTGGATCGACGAGGACGTCGCCCAGTGCGGGTTCTGCCAACCCGGGCAGATCATGACCGCGGTGGCGTTTCTCCAGCAGAACCCGCACCCCACCGTGGAGGCCATCGACGCGGCCATGAGCGAGAACGTGTGCCGCTGCGGCACCTACTGCCGCATCCGCAAAGCCATCCAGCGCGCCGCGCGGTGA
- a CDS encoding xanthine dehydrogenase family protein molybdopterin-binding subunit → MGDSKKPETGTPLGMDRRQLLIWVVASPTLVVAARLGLDAPPADATPPAGETSFDLYIAIRTDGRITATLPRTEMGQGITTGVAMLVAEELDADLGSVDVHTADASPGWLIQLTGLSSTMRYLAAPLRAAAAGARARLVTAASHRWHLPARTLSTAHGEVLAPDGRKLGYGALAQEAAGVWLPEVSAQPKPVEQYTVVGRPTGRIDARDIVTGAARYTLDLDIPDAVAAVVARPPTLRGSVQSFDASAAVAMPGVLGVLPLPSGMAVAAQNFAQALAARDALDILWNPGPASHLSDADIRARLREAVSGPVLPPLLTVRTLEARFDFPYLAHAPMETQCCVAHVSGEHAEIWSGAQDPKFTQREVAQALGWALTPQRVTVHTVRAGGGFGRRFFPEAAVEAAQVSRGLGRPVKLMWTRNDDMRHGRYRPASHHRLHAFLGPGGSILGWHHRSAIPTLELTHGFGDAVTSLIGRVLPEVTSALFFELTQHLPYRFGLLPLQHLHEVPLPIPTASFRSVFSSQVAVANELFVDHLARGLERDPVELRRAFLTSNRLKAVLNKVVLEGAWGRALPPGVAQGVAVHEEWDSAIAHLVEVDVTGEVPRVVRAVIAADVGLPINPKSIENQLQGATVDAMSTTLSAGLHIDAGAVREGSFADYRWLRMKHVPAEIQVHLVRSDDRVGGVGELGYPTAAAALANALARATGTLPTRFPILDPGA, encoded by the coding sequence ATGGGGGACTCGAAGAAGCCAGAGACGGGCACGCCGCTGGGGATGGATCGCCGTCAACTCCTGATCTGGGTGGTGGCCTCGCCCACGCTGGTGGTCGCGGCGCGGCTGGGCCTCGATGCTCCGCCCGCGGACGCGACCCCGCCCGCAGGCGAGACATCGTTTGATCTCTACATCGCCATCCGGACCGATGGGCGCATCACCGCGACGTTGCCCCGCACCGAGATGGGCCAGGGCATCACCACGGGCGTGGCGATGCTCGTCGCGGAGGAGCTCGACGCAGACCTGGGAAGCGTGGACGTGCACACCGCCGATGCGAGCCCAGGCTGGCTCATCCAGCTCACCGGCCTGTCGTCAACGATGCGCTACCTCGCGGCGCCCCTGCGCGCCGCCGCAGCGGGAGCCCGGGCCCGGCTGGTCACCGCCGCCTCCCACCGCTGGCACCTGCCCGCGCGGACGCTCTCCACCGCCCACGGCGAGGTGCTCGCCCCAGATGGCCGGAAGCTGGGCTATGGCGCGCTGGCGCAGGAGGCCGCCGGCGTGTGGCTGCCCGAGGTCTCCGCCCAGCCCAAGCCGGTGGAGCAATACACGGTGGTGGGCCGCCCCACCGGCCGCATCGACGCCCGGGACATCGTCACGGGAGCGGCCCGCTACACGCTCGATCTGGACATCCCCGACGCCGTGGCCGCGGTGGTGGCCCGGCCTCCCACGCTGCGGGGCTCCGTCCAGTCCTTCGATGCCTCGGCGGCGGTGGCGATGCCCGGCGTGCTCGGCGTGCTCCCGCTGCCCTCGGGCATGGCGGTCGCCGCCCAGAACTTCGCCCAGGCGCTCGCGGCCCGGGACGCCCTGGACATCCTCTGGAATCCAGGACCGGCCAGCCACCTGTCCGACGCGGACATCCGGGCGCGGCTGCGCGAGGCCGTGAGCGGCCCCGTGCTCCCCCCCCTGCTCACGGTGCGAACCCTGGAAGCGCGCTTCGACTTTCCCTACCTCGCGCACGCCCCCATGGAGACCCAGTGCTGCGTGGCCCACGTCTCCGGAGAGCACGCGGAGATCTGGTCCGGCGCCCAGGATCCGAAATTCACCCAGCGTGAAGTGGCCCAGGCGCTCGGCTGGGCGCTCACGCCGCAGCGGGTGACGGTGCACACCGTGCGGGCCGGGGGCGGGTTTGGCCGGCGGTTCTTTCCCGAGGCCGCGGTAGAGGCCGCGCAGGTGTCCCGGGGGCTCGGGCGGCCGGTGAAGCTGATGTGGACCCGGAACGACGACATGCGGCACGGCCGTTACCGGCCCGCGAGCCACCACCGGCTCCACGCGTTCCTGGGGCCGGGCGGGAGCATCCTCGGCTGGCACCACCGCTCGGCCATCCCCACGTTGGAGCTCACCCACGGCTTCGGGGATGCCGTCACCTCGCTCATCGGCAGGGTGCTGCCGGAGGTGACCAGCGCGTTGTTCTTCGAGCTGACGCAGCACCTGCCCTACCGCTTCGGGCTGCTACCCCTGCAGCACCTGCACGAAGTGCCCCTGCCCATTCCCACCGCCTCGTTCCGCTCCGTGTTCAGCAGCCAGGTGGCCGTGGCCAACGAGCTGTTCGTCGACCACCTCGCGCGGGGACTCGAGAGGGATCCGGTCGAGCTGCGGCGCGCCTTCCTCACCTCGAATCGGCTCAAGGCCGTGCTGAACAAGGTGGTGCTCGAAGGCGCATGGGGCCGGGCACTGCCACCCGGCGTCGCCCAGGGCGTGGCCGTGCACGAGGAGTGGGACAGCGCCATCGCCCACCTCGTCGAGGTGGACGTGACGGGCGAGGTGCCTCGGGTGGTGCGCGCCGTCATCGCCGCGGATGTCGGCCTGCCCATCAACCCCAAGAGCATCGAGAACCAGCTCCAGGGTGCCACCGTCGACGCGATGTCCACCACGCTGAGCGCCGGGTTGCACATCGACGCAGGGGCGGTGCGGGAGGGCAGCTTCGCCGACTACCGGTGGCTGCGGATGAAGCACGTTCCCGCCGAGATACAGGTCCACCTCGTCCGGTCGGATGACCGCGTGGGCGGAGTGGGTGAGCTCGGCTACCCCACCGCCGCCGCCGCCCTGGCCAATGCCCTGGCCCGGGCCACGGGCACCCTGCCCACCCGCTTTCCCATCCTCGACCCCGGAGCCTGA
- a CDS encoding alpha/beta hydrolase: protein MARFLQRMKRMVWVMAAVLAGAYGLLGGLVFFQQRRFLFPAPPGAREPSLPGATLLRLPGPEGSTVYALHVPAPAGAPTVVHFHGNGEQLADAEWLAQQVQESGLGFYAVEYPGYGLARGREPSEQGLYAAAEVALEHLHRELGVARERTVLQGQSLGSGVAVEMARRGQGARLVLITPYTSIPDVGARLFPWLPVRLLVRDAFDSASKAPGLALPVFILHGTRDEVIPVDMGVRLGTLFPQATVRLREGMHHNDVLSEPVALAELLRFAAGVAGRESPEDTYPRER, encoded by the coding sequence ATGGCGCGTTTTCTCCAGAGGATGAAGCGGATGGTGTGGGTGATGGCAGCCGTATTGGCCGGGGCGTATGGGCTGCTCGGGGGGCTGGTGTTCTTCCAGCAGCGGCGCTTCCTCTTTCCCGCGCCGCCTGGGGCGCGCGAGCCCTCGCTGCCCGGCGCCACCCTGCTGCGGCTCCCCGGACCCGAGGGCTCCACGGTCTACGCGCTGCACGTGCCCGCGCCCGCCGGGGCTCCCACGGTGGTGCACTTCCATGGCAACGGGGAGCAACTCGCGGACGCGGAGTGGCTGGCGCAACAGGTCCAGGAGTCCGGGCTGGGGTTCTACGCGGTCGAATACCCCGGCTATGGGCTCGCCCGGGGGCGCGAGCCTTCCGAGCAGGGCCTCTATGCCGCCGCCGAAGTGGCCCTGGAGCACCTGCACCGGGAACTGGGCGTGGCCCGGGAGCGCACGGTGCTCCAGGGGCAATCGCTCGGCTCGGGCGTGGCGGTGGAGATGGCGAGGCGGGGCCAGGGCGCGCGGCTGGTGCTCATCACCCCGTACACCTCCATCCCGGATGTGGGGGCGAGGCTCTTTCCCTGGCTTCCCGTGCGCCTGCTCGTGAGGGATGCGTTCGACAGCGCCTCGAAGGCGCCCGGGTTGGCACTGCCGGTGTTCATCCTCCACGGGACACGGGATGAGGTGATTCCCGTGGACATGGGCGTGCGGCTGGGGACGTTGTTTCCGCAGGCCACCGTGCGTCTGCGCGAGGGAATGCACCACAACGACGTGCTCTCCGAGCCGGTGGCCCTCGCGGAGCTGCTGCGGTTCGCGGCCGGAGTGGCGGGGCGCGAATCCCCAGAGGACACCTACCCGCGGGAGCGCTGA
- the serB gene encoding phosphoserine phosphatase SerB, which translates to MPSHLTPQEPVLLTVIGRDHPGIASRLTGLLANAGATLLDIEQVVVQDRLTLCFLVRLPEKGDVLKELLFAAHELGVSLEFQSVPVPEGKPLPPPNRHVVTVVSRILGARELHAVSECLAQHDANIERIQRLTEAELGSVEFHISLPLGRDPEELKRALLELSMTSNTFDVALQRESLYRRSKRLVVMDMDSTLIRIEVIDELARVHGVGDQVARITERAMQGDMDYDESLRQRVALLKGLDARVLRDLASTLPLTEGAETLIPVLKRLGYRTAIISGGFSVAAEALKNRLGIDYAHSNMLEEAEGKLTGRTLGPIVNAKRKAELLESIAEAEGILLDQVIAVGDGANDLLMLERAGLGIAFRAKRKLRQAADTSISSGGLDTILYLLGLTGRELQEVRVHLPGARENQRSRG; encoded by the coding sequence GGACGGGACCACCCGGGCATCGCCTCCCGATTGACGGGCCTGCTCGCGAACGCCGGGGCCACGCTGCTCGACATCGAGCAAGTCGTCGTGCAGGACCGCCTCACCCTGTGCTTTCTGGTGCGTCTGCCCGAGAAGGGAGACGTGCTCAAGGAGCTGCTCTTCGCGGCCCATGAGCTGGGCGTGTCGTTGGAGTTCCAATCGGTGCCGGTGCCCGAGGGCAAGCCCCTTCCCCCGCCCAACCGCCACGTCGTCACCGTGGTGAGCCGCATCCTGGGGGCGCGCGAGCTGCACGCGGTGTCCGAGTGTCTGGCCCAGCACGATGCCAACATCGAGCGCATCCAGCGCCTGACGGAAGCGGAGCTGGGCTCCGTGGAGTTTCACATCTCCCTGCCCCTGGGCAGGGACCCCGAGGAGCTCAAGCGCGCGCTGCTGGAGCTGTCGATGACCTCCAACACCTTTGATGTGGCGTTGCAGCGCGAGAGCCTCTACCGGCGCAGCAAGCGGCTGGTGGTGATGGACATGGACTCCACGCTCATCCGCATCGAGGTCATCGACGAGTTGGCGCGCGTCCACGGCGTGGGAGATCAGGTGGCGCGCATCACCGAGCGCGCGATGCAGGGGGACATGGACTACGACGAGTCGCTCCGCCAGCGCGTGGCGTTGCTCAAGGGGCTGGATGCGCGGGTGTTGAGAGACTTGGCCTCCACCCTGCCGCTCACCGAGGGTGCGGAGACACTCATCCCCGTGCTCAAGCGGCTCGGCTACCGCACGGCCATCATCAGCGGAGGCTTCTCCGTGGCGGCCGAGGCGCTCAAGAACCGGCTGGGCATCGACTACGCCCACTCCAACATGCTGGAGGAGGCGGAAGGCAAGCTCACCGGCCGCACGCTGGGGCCCATCGTCAACGCCAAGCGCAAGGCGGAGCTGCTGGAGAGCATCGCCGAGGCGGAGGGCATCCTCCTGGACCAGGTCATCGCCGTGGGCGATGGCGCCAATGACTTGTTGATGCTGGAGCGCGCCGGGCTGGGCATCGCTTTCCGCGCCAAGCGGAAGCTGCGCCAGGCAGCCGACACCTCCATCTCCTCTGGCGGCCTGGACACCATCCTCTACCTGCTGGGGCTCACCGGCCGCGAACTCCAGGAGGTGCGCGTGCACCTGCCCGGAGCGCGGGAGAATCAGCGCTCCCGCGGGTAG